A window from Candidatus Zixiibacteriota bacterium encodes these proteins:
- a CDS encoding DinB family protein — translation MEIINLITDLFKYNTGYLVKHLSAMDKTLLFVRPDNKSNPIIWILGHIVASRGSLIEMLGEEPQIRELGYYFNAGSKPLSNPSGYPNIDEIMGQLGKLSTKLTRLIKDGGEALLNRQVWGQYDSIGKHIVSGYIHEAYHVGQISYLMNLVSKSNSAGYRFKLAGKKVNSPGKILIDSLKAALTVK, via the coding sequence ATGGAAATTATCAATTTAATAACAGACCTGTTTAAATATAACACCGGCTACTTAGTAAAACATCTGTCGGCGATGGATAAAACATTACTGTTTGTCAGACCCGATAATAAATCAAATCCCATAATCTGGATTTTAGGCCATATAGTCGCCTCACGGGGAAGCCTTATCGAAATGCTGGGCGAAGAACCGCAAATACGAGAGCTTGGCTATTACTTTAATGCAGGCTCTAAACCATTAAGCAATCCCTCCGGCTATCCTAATATCGATGAGATAATGGGACAGCTTGGCAAGCTTAGCACAAAATTAACGCGCCTAATTAAAGATGGGGGAGAGGCGCTTCTAAACCGTCAGGTTTGGGGGCAATATGACTCCATTGGCAAGCATATAGTAAGCGGTTATATTCACGAGGCATATCATGTCGGGCAGATTAGCTATCTTATGAATTTAGTGAGCAAGTCAAACTCGGCAGGCTATAGATTTAAACTTGCCGGTAAAAAGGTAAATAGCCCGGGTAAAATACTAATAGACAGCCTTAAGGCGGCGCTGACCGTAAAGTGA
- a CDS encoding RNA-binding protein: MQSSNLYVGNLSYSVTDSQLKDLFSNHGEVKEVRVIDGKGFGFVEMTDTTGAEKAMEALNDTDFEGRTLKVNEARPKNDNRRDNRGRGSSRY, translated from the coding sequence ATGCAAAGTAGCAATCTTTACGTAGGAAATCTCAGTTATTCGGTAACTGATAGTCAATTGAAAGACCTTTTTTCCAATCATGGAGAGGTTAAAGAAGTAAGAGTAATCGATGGTAAAGGTTTTGGTTTTGTCGAGATGACAGACACGACCGGCGCCGAAAAAGCCATGGAAGCCTTGAACGATACCGATTTTGAGGGACGTACTTTAAAAGTCAATGAAGCTCGCCCGAAAAATGATAATAGAAGAGACAATCGGGGCAGGGGCAGCTCGAGATACTAA